The following proteins come from a genomic window of Candidatus Bathyarchaeota archaeon:
- a CDS encoding type I-A CRISPR-associated protein Cas5, which produces MVIAYLIDLEFVWGFQAKVAGLSKTSPSFHYPPPTSFLGAMSEVIAKDYKICEKNGKKIITEFSKNLLAIGLKPLNCVPVGYADLNRIITIKLTCGNPYPDPKDLKRSFDSPAIGKTILSIIDGETPIIRFFIVFKNDYLELNNNVRVNINEDLFWKIHRIGSKESRVSCINVEKCNVNVGYREALTNYSFKLDCVEAIVMEEVQGTWEVETYIDPFNIEVEYQPLDYIKGEKTTPFMIPIKKGLIEPKCKVKLKENFVSYNLNEEVVIGRWLK; this is translated from the coding sequence GTGGTAATAGCTTACTTAATTGATCTAGAATTTGTATGGGGTTTCCAAGCTAAAGTAGCAGGGCTTTCAAAAACATCTCCCTCTTTCCATTATCCACCGCCCACATCGTTTTTAGGCGCTATGTCAGAAGTTATAGCTAAAGACTATAAAATTTGTGAAAAAAATGGAAAAAAAATTATAACAGAATTTTCAAAAAATTTACTTGCTATAGGATTAAAACCTTTAAATTGTGTTCCAGTTGGATACGCAGACTTAAACAGAATAATAACCATAAAATTAACTTGTGGAAACCCGTATCCTGATCCAAAAGATCTAAAAAGATCTTTTGATTCACCAGCAATTGGAAAAACAATATTATCTATAATTGATGGTGAAACACCAATAATACGATTTTTTATAGTATTTAAGAATGATTATTTAGAATTGAATAATAATGTACGTGTTAACATTAATGAAGATTTATTTTGGAAGATTCATAGAATTGGATCAAAAGAGAGTAGAGTCTCATGTATTAATGTTGAAAAATGTAATGTTAATGTTGGTTATAGGGAAGCTTTAACAAATTATAGTTTTAAACTTGATTGTGTAGAAGCAATAGTAATGGAAGAAGTACAAGGCACATGGGAAGTAGAAACATATATAGATCCATTTAATATTGAAGTTGAATATCAACCATTAGATTATATAAAAGGTGAAAAAACCACTCCATTCATGATTCCAATTAAAAAAGGTTTAATCGAGCCTAAGTGTAAAGTTAAACTTAAAGAAAATTTTGTTTCCTATAATTTAAATGAAGAAGTTGTTATAGGAAGATGGTTAAAGTAA
- a CDS encoding nucleotide sugar dehydrogenase, with translation MKNSSIVEQIKRGELPIAIVGLGWMGLPTACLYAEAGAKVFGIDKNIKVVNSINEGISPIPEPGLQKLLERNVKLGRLKATENFSEAIPKSRFILIIVPTKVNLERKPDYSALTQSCTEVGKNLSKDSCVIIESTCGPTVTEKLLKPILEKFSGLKAGEDFALAYSPIRAKSGTAIKDLQSYPRIVGGINEESLNLACAVKSVIVKNKILKARDLKTAEAIKLFEVIYRDVNIALANELAVLCEKIGIDYIEAMTLANTQPYSNLHIPSVGVGGHCLPVYPYLLNEEASKFGVKLKLIKTSREINEFMPKHVLKLTAEALRVCKKPFQRAKIAVLGISYRANVKEVRGSPALELINIAKRRGAEVTVFDPKYSLTELKNMGLNSKPSLQMVLDKKDCAIITVAHDEFKQLKPEEFRALMNYPAAVIDCAHIVNPEEVEKVGLVYRGVGRGLWKK, from the coding sequence ATGAAAAATAGTAGTATCGTAGAACAAATTAAACGTGGAGAATTGCCTATAGCAATTGTTGGATTAGGTTGGATGGGATTACCTACAGCATGTCTCTATGCTGAAGCTGGTGCAAAAGTTTTTGGAATTGATAAAAACATTAAAGTTGTTAACTCCATAAATGAGGGGATTTCACCTATTCCAGAACCTGGTTTACAAAAGCTTTTAGAAAGGAACGTTAAGCTTGGACGATTAAAAGCTACAGAAAATTTTAGTGAAGCCATCCCTAAAAGTAGATTTATTTTAATAATTGTTCCAACAAAAGTGAATTTAGAGAGGAAGCCTGATTACTCAGCTTTGACTCAATCATGCACTGAAGTTGGAAAAAATTTATCCAAAGACTCATGTGTAATTATTGAAAGCACTTGCGGCCCTACCGTAACTGAAAAACTTTTAAAACCTATTTTAGAGAAATTTTCTGGTTTAAAAGCTGGAGAAGATTTTGCGCTTGCTTACAGTCCTATAAGGGCTAAAAGTGGAACAGCAATTAAAGATTTACAATCTTACCCTAGAATTGTTGGCGGTATAAATGAGGAAAGCCTTAATTTAGCTTGTGCAGTTAAATCAGTAATAGTTAAAAACAAAATTCTTAAAGCTAGAGATTTAAAAACTGCTGAAGCAATAAAACTTTTTGAAGTTATTTATAGAGATGTTAATATAGCTTTAGCTAATGAATTAGCGGTTTTATGTGAAAAAATCGGTATAGATTATATTGAAGCTATGACTTTAGCAAATACACAACCTTACTCTAATCTTCATATACCAAGTGTAGGAGTTGGGGGTCATTGTCTACCTGTTTATCCATATTTATTAAATGAAGAAGCTAGTAAATTTGGAGTTAAATTAAAATTAATTAAAACCTCTAGAGAAATTAATGAGTTTATGCCTAAGCATGTTTTAAAATTAACAGCTGAAGCTTTAAGAGTTTGTAAAAAACCTTTTCAAAGAGCGAAGATCGCTGTTTTAGGAATTTCTTATAGAGCTAATGTAAAAGAAGTAAGGGGTTCACCTGCATTAGAATTAATAAATATAGCTAAAAGAAGGGGAGCTGAAGTAACTGTTTTTGATCCAAAATATAGCTTAACTGAGTTAAAAAATATGGGTTTAAACTCTAAACCTTCTCTTCAAATGGTTCTAGATAAAAAAGATTGCGCAATAATTACTGTTGCTCATGATGAATTTAAACAGTTAAAACCTGAAGAATTTCGAGCCTTAATGAATTACCCTGCAGCTGTAATAGATTGCGCTCATATAGTGAATCCTGAAGAAGTAGAGAAAGTTGGATTAGTTTATCGTGGTGTTGGAAGAGGGTTATGGAAAAAATGA
- a CDS encoding Trm112 family protein, translating into MKKSLMEILACPICKSHPLQLYVFEERKEVIEGLILCNACKRWYPIIDEIPHMLPDELRNKEEDLAFLKKWKEKLPEEVIKEGKPYTL; encoded by the coding sequence TTGAAGAAATCGCTTATGGAGATTTTAGCATGCCCAATATGTAAATCTCACCCCCTTCAACTTTACGTTTTTGAAGAAAGAAAAGAAGTTATTGAAGGGTTAATTTTATGTAATGCATGTAAAAGATGGTATCCTATAATTGATGAAATTCCTCATATGCTTCCAGATGAATTAAGGAATAAAGAAGAAGATTTAGCTTTTCTAAAAAAATGGAAGGAAAAACTTCCTGAAGAAGTAATTAAAGAAGGAAAACCTTATACGCTTTAA
- a CDS encoding DUF1614 domain-containing protein: protein MLILFLTILLIPWLILTGSIFMKLLHIPPLFTLIIFIASLFGSYINIPIKEVSSFEPIITAKEITFFGVRWFIPDFNIIHKRTVIALNVGGAFIPLLISFYLLIFIIPKLEVNPLITYIKTFTALIIVALVIHVIATPVKGLGIATPAFLPPFITALTSFLLYKLYIPSNPFIMAYISGTLGILIGADLMNLNKIPKLGASIVSIGGAGTFDGIYLTGLMAVFLTLLLI from the coding sequence TTGTTAATTTTATTTTTAACAATACTGCTTATTCCATGGTTAATTTTAACTGGAAGTATATTTATGAAGCTTCTTCACATTCCCCCACTCTTTACATTAATTATTTTTATAGCCTCACTTTTTGGAAGCTACATAAATATTCCAATTAAAGAAGTTTCTTCATTTGAACCAATTATAACTGCAAAGGAAATAACATTTTTTGGAGTTAGATGGTTCATCCCAGATTTTAACATTATTCATAAAAGAACTGTTATTGCTTTAAATGTTGGTGGAGCATTTATTCCATTACTTATTTCATTTTATCTTTTAATTTTTATTATACCCAAGTTAGAAGTAAATCCTTTAATTACTTACATTAAAACATTTACTGCATTAATAATTGTAGCGTTAGTTATTCATGTAATTGCCACTCCAGTTAAAGGATTAGGAATAGCCACTCCCGCTTTTCTTCCTCCATTTATCACTGCTTTAACCTCCTTTTTACTTTACAAATTGTATATTCCTTCGAACCCCTTTATAATGGCTTATATTTCAGGTACTCTTGGAATATTAATTGGGGCTGATTTAATGAATTTAAATAAAATTCCAAAATTAGGGGCGTCAATTGTAAGTATTGGTGGAGCAGGAACATTTGATGGTATTTATTTAACAGGGTTAATGGCTGTTTTTTTAACTTTACTTTTAATTTAA
- the cas3 gene encoding CRISPR-associated helicase Cas3', producing MIQEYYVKILEKNKWKRRKFIDYVISILENEWESKNVFIIEAPTGYGKTTISQVISLYSINEELKAIIVFPLRTLLEDQYEKFKGVISENVLGKRYMHNLDSRYLVKPITLTTIDTLSLTIFGIPPEEFEKLLKEYLNYKFGSLGHYLFSHSSIIFSNIVLDEVHLLSDITKSINFLALLIHLAIINNLKLILMSATLPSAFIKALLSFFKNRKEKLTLIKLIKFKENPDEEFIKERLKKNYKIFLHKFKDSEKFDKIFKILASSSFRKAIVIFNTVEDSINFYKFILNKELELKILLLHSRFNEVDRSEKINVLQEIKKLNEYLIISTQTIESGVDVSSNIMITELAPANSLIQRVGRFLRYENEYEGEIHIWFEIDSEGKIKSYMNKYKVYDLKIIEKTLELLKQNLTINFHVPSQYEKFLNEVYMKDDFKIDIKTIDDYKRILSNIENLSQNAFELFIKMEGSFIRDELPIPVITETEYHNMKLKLCNNVINHIIPVPMGIIKKIKPKLAVKVNKENIIEVQISDNEVEKPERLIKFMLKNDVIALIIKGEYNKDVGLTLKL from the coding sequence ATGATTCAAGAATATTATGTAAAAATTTTGGAGAAGAATAAATGGAAAAGGAGAAAATTTATAGATTATGTCATTTCTATTCTTGAAAATGAATGGGAAAGTAAAAATGTCTTCATAATTGAAGCACCTACAGGATATGGAAAAACCACGATTTCACAAGTAATTTCGCTTTATTCTATAAATGAAGAGCTGAAAGCTATTATAGTATTCCCATTAAGAACTCTTTTAGAAGATCAATATGAAAAATTTAAGGGAGTAATAAGTGAAAATGTTCTAGGTAAAAGATATATGCATAATTTAGATTCAAGATATTTAGTCAAACCTATAACATTAACTACAATTGATACTCTTTCTCTTACAATTTTTGGGATTCCACCTGAAGAATTTGAAAAGTTGCTTAAAGAATATTTAAATTACAAATTCGGTTCACTTGGTCATTATCTTTTTTCTCATTCTTCTATTATTTTTTCTAATATTGTACTTGATGAAGTCCACCTTTTATCAGATATAACTAAGTCAATTAATTTTTTAGCTTTACTCATTCATCTAGCCATAATAAATAATTTAAAACTCATTCTTATGTCTGCTACTCTTCCATCAGCATTTATAAAAGCCCTTTTAAGCTTTTTCAAAAATAGAAAAGAAAAGTTAACTTTAATAAAATTAATAAAATTTAAGGAGAATCCTGATGAAGAATTCATAAAAGAAAGATTAAAGAAAAATTATAAAATATTTTTACACAAATTTAAAGATTCCGAAAAATTTGATAAAATATTTAAGATTCTAGCGTCTTCTTCATTTAGAAAAGCGATTGTAATATTTAATACTGTTGAAGACAGTATAAACTTTTATAAATTTATTCTAAATAAAGAATTAGAGTTAAAAATTTTACTTTTACATTCTAGATTTAATGAAGTGGATAGATCAGAAAAGATTAATGTGCTTCAAGAAATTAAAAAATTAAATGAATATTTAATTATATCAACTCAAACAATTGAGTCTGGAGTTGATGTATCCTCAAATATTATGATTACTGAGTTGGCCCCAGCAAACTCTCTTATTCAGAGAGTGGGGCGTTTCTTAAGGTATGAAAATGAATACGAAGGGGAAATCCATATATGGTTCGAGATAGACAGTGAAGGGAAAATAAAAAGTTATATGAATAAATACAAGGTATATGATTTAAAAATAATTGAAAAAACTTTAGAATTGTTAAAACAAAATTTAACCATTAATTTTCATGTTCCATCTCAATATGAAAAGTTTCTTAATGAAGTGTATATGAAAGATGATTTTAAAATAGATATAAAAACGATAGATGATTACAAAAGAATTCTTTCTAATATTGAGAATTTATCTCAAAATGCATTTGAGTTGTTTATAAAAATGGAGGGAAGCTTTATAAGAGATGAATTACCCATTCCTGTAATTACTGAAACAGAGTATCATAACATGAAACTTAAATTATGCAATAATGTGATAAACCATATAATACCTGTTCCAATGGGAATTATAAAGAAGATAAAACCAAAATTAGCAGTAAAAGTAAATAAAGAAAATATTATTGAAGTTCAAATTAGTGATAATGAAGTGGAAAAACCAGAAAGATTAATTAAATTTATGCTTAAAAATGATGTAATTGCATTAATCATTAAAGGTGAATATAATAAAGATGTTGGTCTTACATTAAAGTTGTAA
- a CDS encoding DUF354 domain-containing protein: MKVWIDILTPKQALFFMELSSKFEEQGHQVITTTRRYREVNQLLSIKGLKAKVIGEHGGRKLFKKLISSAERIIKLATLIKKVSPDIAISFSSIEASRVSFGLNIPHYCVSDSPHAEAASKLTVPLSKKLFTPFVIPKNVWSKYGIPKENIIHYRALDPIVWLKNFKVDENVLSMLNINKNEPVVTVRPEEAFAAYLNKNLKETLIVEVVKLLTKKINAQIVVLPRYKEQISFFKRKLKEKNVKVVDKVVDGASLLASSSVFIGAGGTMIAEAALIGIPTISCFPSKPTYVEKFLIKQNLIKRSLNPKYIVKLALKYIENKNIREEIAKKSKELISTMEDPTKVILETILKDK; this comes from the coding sequence ATGAAAGTTTGGATCGATATTTTAACACCTAAGCAAGCACTCTTCTTTATGGAGTTATCTTCAAAATTTGAAGAACAAGGGCATCAAGTAATAACAACCACTAGGCGTTATAGAGAAGTTAATCAATTATTAAGTATTAAAGGTTTAAAAGCTAAAGTTATCGGAGAACATGGTGGAAGAAAACTTTTTAAAAAACTTATTTCAAGCGCTGAAAGAATAATTAAACTAGCTACTTTAATTAAAAAAGTATCACCAGATATAGCTATTTCCTTCTCTTCTATAGAGGCTTCTAGAGTCTCTTTTGGATTAAATATTCCTCATTATTGTGTTAGTGATTCCCCTCATGCAGAAGCAGCCTCTAAATTAACTGTACCCTTATCAAAGAAGTTGTTTACACCATTTGTAATCCCTAAAAATGTTTGGAGTAAATATGGAATACCCAAAGAAAATATAATACATTATAGAGCCTTAGACCCAATTGTATGGTTAAAAAACTTTAAAGTAGATGAAAATGTTCTTTCAATGCTTAATATAAATAAAAATGAACCTGTTGTAACAGTCAGACCTGAAGAAGCTTTCGCTGCCTATCTTAATAAAAATTTAAAGGAAACATTAATTGTTGAAGTTGTGAAATTATTAACCAAAAAAATAAATGCACAAATAGTGGTTTTACCACGCTACAAAGAGCAAATAAGCTTTTTTAAAAGGAAGCTTAAAGAGAAAAATGTTAAAGTGGTTGATAAAGTTGTTGATGGCGCAAGCTTACTCGCTTCAAGTTCAGTATTTATAGGGGCTGGAGGAACAATGATTGCAGAAGCAGCTTTAATTGGAATCCCCACGATATCTTGTTTTCCATCAAAACCAACTTATGTGGAAAAGTTTTTAATAAAACAAAATTTAATTAAAAGATCTTTAAATCCTAAATATATAGTTAAACTAGCGTTAAAATATATTGAAAATAAAAATATTAGAGAGGAAATTGCAAAGAAATCAAAAGAATTAATTTCAACAATGGAGGATCCAACTAAAGTTATCTTAGAAACAATTTTAAAAGATAAATAA
- a CDS encoding CRISPR locus-related DNA-binding protein: MIIVITLGFDEKFALRAITRRGLKPEDEIIIVTSKPSDERTEKAFQNFTTILKKVFLNPKISRIDVEVKKFDNAVSTLTKEFLKRKTSKFILNLSGGLRALIMEVLVSATLLNISGEVEVELENFSGMISFPLEILHIPELDNTDRMLLTSINVNEEFSLSKLSKKLNISKTTTWRRIKKLQRLNIINKDKNYLTELGSIIKLIYCTNTY, from the coding sequence ATGATAATAGTAATTACTCTAGGCTTTGATGAAAAGTTTGCATTAAGAGCTATCACTAGAAGAGGACTTAAACCAGAAGATGAAATAATAATTGTCACTTCAAAACCTTCTGATGAAAGAACGGAGAAAGCTTTTCAAAATTTTACAACCATTTTAAAAAAAGTGTTTTTGAACCCAAAAATAAGTAGAATTGACGTTGAAGTAAAAAAGTTCGATAATGCAGTTTCCACATTAACTAAAGAATTTTTAAAAAGAAAAACTTCTAAATTTATATTAAATTTAAGTGGAGGACTAAGAGCGCTTATAATGGAGGTTTTAGTCTCTGCAACACTTTTGAATATAAGTGGTGAAGTTGAAGTTGAACTTGAAAACTTTTCTGGAATGATCTCTTTCCCCTTAGAAATTTTACATATTCCAGAATTAGATAATACTGATAGAATGTTATTAACATCAATAAATGTTAATGAAGAGTTTAGTTTATCAAAATTATCAAAAAAACTCAATATTAGCAAAACAACTACTTGGAGAAGAATAAAAAAACTTCAAAGACTAAATATTATAAACAAGGATAAAAACTATTTAACTGAATTAGGTTCTATAATTAAATTAATTTACTGTACTAACACCTATTAA
- the purC gene encoding phosphoribosylaminoimidazolesuccinocarboxamide synthase — MPSGVPVATVGIDNAKNAAYLTLRILKLKGGEFKLLKKGKVKDIYDLGGGKLLFEFTNRVSAFDVPLPDEIPFKGEVLCRFSEFWFKTLNVPNHMIDVIKPNKMIVKKLALIPIECIVRGYLYGSLYERVSSGQINLSTKVLAEKLPEPYFDPTTKFEEKDRPITKDEIINKGWLNENEYEWIKNKTIEIYEFMAKKADEAGFILADLKLEFGRNEKGEIILADSIGPDEFRLWVKDKYKPGEIQESFDKEPVRRWLIEVGYKKLLDEARKTGKPIPKPPNLPSSLIEEVANRYITAFEKITGEKFR; from the coding sequence ATGCCTTCAGGTGTTCCAGTAGCTACAGTAGGAATAGATAACGCTAAAAATGCAGCTTATTTAACTCTTCGAATTTTAAAACTTAAAGGTGGAGAATTTAAACTTTTAAAGAAGGGAAAAGTGAAAGATATTTATGATTTAGGTGGTGGAAAACTTCTCTTTGAGTTTACAAATAGAGTTTCAGCTTTTGATGTACCGTTACCAGATGAAATCCCGTTTAAAGGAGAGGTTTTATGTAGATTTTCCGAATTTTGGTTTAAAACTTTAAATGTTCCAAATCATATGATTGATGTAATTAAACCAAATAAAATGATTGTTAAAAAGTTAGCTTTAATACCTATTGAATGTATTGTTAGAGGTTATCTTTACGGTAGCCTTTATGAAAGAGTTTCTTCTGGACAGATAAATTTAAGCACTAAAGTTTTAGCTGAAAAATTACCTGAACCCTATTTTGATCCAACAACAAAATTTGAAGAGAAAGATAGACCAATAACTAAAGATGAAATTATAAATAAAGGATGGCTAAATGAAAATGAGTATGAATGGATTAAAAATAAAACTATTGAGATTTATGAATTTATGGCTAAGAAGGCGGATGAAGCGGGTTTCATATTAGCTGATCTCAAACTTGAGTTTGGAAGAAACGAGAAAGGAGAAATAATTTTAGCGGATTCCATAGGACCAGACGAATTTAGACTTTGGGTTAAAGATAAATATAAACCAGGAGAAATTCAAGAAAGTTTTGATAAAGAGCCTGTAAGACGTTGGTTAATTGAAGTGGGTTATAAAAAACTTCTTGATGAAGCAAGAAAAACTGGTAAACCAATTCCTAAACCTCCAAATTTACCTTCAAGCTTGATAGAGGAAGTTGCTAATAGATATATTACAGCTTTTGAAAAAATAACTGGAGAAAAATTTAGGTGA
- the cas7a gene encoding type I-A CRISPR-associated protein Cas7/Csa2, with amino-acid sequence MGDAFLSIRGRLLLNVEALNMTESVGNYVKHRRVPVIIPEKEGFTTYFVPAISGESIAHGFQKILVEESIKNSVPICKLCRSGVFLKSTRKKVVKEAFDKELEPDKLEEFIIKNCFVEDVGGFLYAEEENIKRSSNFFVGYMIPVKESLGSAIIESQLHSRYALGTPFMKEQGQMIYYVEIASAVYTFSFDFDTTYIGRLTFSYESAGKDVLQENERKRRLETVFNSIKTFIVEQAFGAKKTRFLPIGEWDSIVIAVSDKPWIVTSPFSGKYIENTIKKKEKINYNTNLYIYKDGEGNFEETVINAIEDAKNRVLK; translated from the coding sequence ATGGGAGATGCGTTTTTATCTATTAGAGGAAGACTTTTATTAAATGTAGAAGCTTTAAACATGACAGAGTCTGTTGGAAATTATGTAAAACATAGAAGAGTACCTGTTATAATTCCAGAAAAGGAAGGATTTACAACGTATTTTGTACCAGCTATAAGTGGAGAAAGCATTGCCCATGGTTTTCAAAAAATCTTAGTTGAGGAAAGCATAAAAAACTCTGTACCCATATGTAAACTTTGTAGAAGTGGCGTATTTCTTAAAAGTACAAGAAAAAAGGTTGTTAAAGAAGCTTTTGATAAAGAACTTGAACCTGATAAATTAGAGGAATTCATTATAAAGAATTGCTTTGTTGAAGATGTAGGTGGTTTTCTTTATGCTGAAGAAGAAAACATAAAAAGATCATCTAACTTCTTTGTTGGATACATGATTCCTGTAAAAGAATCATTAGGAAGCGCTATTATAGAATCGCAACTTCATTCACGTTACGCTTTAGGAACGCCATTTATGAAGGAGCAGGGACAAATGATATACTATGTGGAGATCGCCTCAGCAGTATACACTTTTAGCTTTGATTTTGACACTACATATATAGGAAGATTAACTTTCTCCTATGAATCTGCAGGTAAAGATGTTCTTCAAGAAAATGAGAGAAAAAGAAGATTGGAGACAGTTTTCAATTCTATCAAAACTTTCATAGTAGAGCAGGCTTTTGGCGCTAAGAAAACAAGATTTCTCCCTATTGGAGAGTGGGATTCAATAGTGATAGCTGTATCTGATAAACCATGGATAGTAACTAGTCCATTTTCAGGTAAATATATAGAAAATACGATTAAGAAGAAAGAAAAAATAAATTACAATACTAATCTTTATATTTATAAGGATGGCGAAGGAAACTTTGAGGAAACAGTAATTAATGCTATAGAAGATGCAAAAAATCGCGTTTTAAAGTGA
- a CDS encoding Gfo/Idh/MocA family oxidoreductase: protein MKKLKVIVVGGGFWGKNQLRVLSEMKKVKLVGICDIEESKAKMLGEKYNIPWFTDLDEALNKLDFDAATICTPTITHAEIAKKILANGKHVLIEKPMTSTIEEGKELITLAEKNKVFLTVGFIERFNPAIKQLKKIIKAGKLGRIILILARRVTRWPERIGDVGVTKDSAIHDIDVMRFLLEKEVSSVYAKIGSLKHRFEDYSEIMMSFEENTVGFIDANWLTPRKIRTLIVTGSEATATVNYLTQELTIENSKLTIKPKINWEEPLYIELKNFVESILKGVQPEPTGLDGLKALEVCEAILKSGKLNQVVKLL, encoded by the coding sequence ATGAAGAAACTTAAAGTAATTGTTGTAGGAGGAGGATTCTGGGGTAAAAATCAATTAAGAGTTCTTTCAGAAATGAAAAAGGTTAAACTTGTAGGGATATGCGATATTGAAGAGTCTAAAGCAAAAATGCTCGGAGAAAAATATAACATTCCATGGTTTACAGATCTTGATGAAGCTTTAAACAAATTAGATTTTGATGCCGCCACAATATGTACACCAACAATAACTCATGCTGAAATAGCTAAAAAAATCTTAGCTAATGGAAAGCATGTTTTAATAGAAAAACCTATGACTAGCACAATTGAAGAAGGAAAAGAATTAATTACTTTAGCTGAAAAAAATAAGGTTTTTTTAACTGTTGGATTTATTGAACGTTTTAATCCAGCTATTAAACAGTTAAAAAAAATAATTAAAGCCGGAAAATTAGGAAGAATAATCTTAATTTTAGCGAGGCGAGTAACTAGATGGCCCGAAAGAATAGGTGATGTTGGTGTGACTAAAGATTCGGCTATTCATGATATAGATGTGATGAGATTTCTTCTAGAAAAGGAAGTTTCATCAGTTTATGCTAAAATCGGTTCCTTAAAACATAGATTTGAAGATTATTCTGAAATAATGATGAGTTTTGAAGAAAATACCGTTGGGTTTATAGATGCAAATTGGCTTACCCCAAGAAAAATTAGAACATTAATAGTTACTGGAAGCGAAGCTACTGCCACAGTTAATTACTTAACTCAAGAATTAACAATTGAGAACTCTAAACTTACTATTAAACCGAAAATAAATTGGGAGGAACCGCTTTATATTGAACTTAAAAACTTTGTTGAATCAATTTTAAAAGGTGTTCAACCTGAACCTACAGGTTTAGATGGTTTAAAGGCGTTAGAAGTTTGTGAAGCTATCCTTAAATCTGGAAAATTAAACCAAGTAGTTAAACTTTTATAA
- a CDS encoding type I-A CRISPR-associated protein Csa5, with translation MSEKNLYENTSRMLAVLMNEQNSYTYVDKLRNALSKDLAIFYLGEAIRDFHSILNKGFEKENSRVEASFISFDDVIKELNSLNSLTDRKNVKEVLSLISAKALIILGKLKKMEEK, from the coding sequence ATGTCTGAAAAAAACTTGTATGAAAATACATCAAGAATGTTAGCAGTTCTTATGAATGAGCAAAACAGTTATACTTATGTGGATAAACTTCGTAACGCTTTATCAAAAGATTTAGCAATATTTTATCTTGGAGAAGCGATAAGAGATTTTCACTCAATTTTAAACAAGGGATTTGAAAAGGAAAATAGTAGAGTAGAAGCTTCTTTTATTTCATTTGACGATGTAATAAAAGAGCTTAATTCTTTAAATTCTCTTACTGATAGAAAAAATGTAAAAGAAGTACTTTCATTAATATCTGCTAAAGCTTTAATTATTTTAGGGAAACTTAAAAAGATGGAGGAAAAGTAA
- a CDS encoding CRISPR-associated endonuclease Cas3'', protein MGIISYYLKKDNNIIIEELHEHIDEAIKIINQINYSPILRYVKRIFPKLKNFNELINLAIIFHDSGKVFFQEDKIENKEYLSFKGHEFLSNYIFEKFYEKANVNSEENYGINFAKDIISFAILFHHHSMNIKERLNEINFKIKNKICLIDRLYDSLKFFLTEKHKIALKHAIEKIKTDFKNENLVTLLKEDQKTALKRIWENIWCSEKNVNEKKLSLIVLTILLVSDNIAAQNKRGQQQTKNVFHLSLEDFYNFYLVKK, encoded by the coding sequence ATGGGAATCATTAGTTATTATTTAAAAAAAGATAACAATATAATTATTGAAGAATTACATGAGCACATAGATGAAGCAATTAAGATTATTAACCAAATAAATTACTCCCCTATACTCAGATACGTAAAAAGAATCTTTCCAAAACTAAAAAACTTTAATGAATTAATTAATTTAGCTATAATTTTTCATGATTCAGGCAAAGTATTCTTTCAAGAAGATAAAATAGAAAATAAAGAGTATTTATCATTTAAAGGGCATGAATTCTTATCAAACTATATTTTTGAAAAGTTTTACGAAAAAGCAAACGTTAATTCAGAAGAGAATTATGGAATAAATTTTGCTAAAGATATAATCAGTTTTGCGATATTATTTCATCACCACTCAATGAATATAAAAGAAAGACTTAATGAAATTAACTTTAAAATAAAGAATAAAATTTGTTTAATTGATAGACTATATGATTCTCTTAAATTTTTTTTAACTGAAAAGCATAAAATCGCTCTTAAACATGCTATTGAAAAGATAAAAACAGATTTTAAAAATGAAAATTTAGTTACATTACTTAAGGAAGACCAAAAGACTGCATTAAAAAGAATATGGGAAAACATATGGTGCAGCGAAAAAAATGTAAATGAAAAAAAGCTTTCATTAATTGTTTTAACAATTTTACTCGTTTCAGATAATATTGCTGCACAAAACAAAAGAGGGCAACAACAAACAAAAAATGTTTTCCATTTATCTTTAGAGGATTTTTACAATTTTTATTTAGTAAAAAAATAA